The genomic segment AGGGCGAACGCGAGGATGAGCGGGACGATGGCGAGCAACGAGCCCATGACGACGACGGGGTAGTACTCGGGGGAGACCGACGCCGAGCTGTTCCAGGTGTACAGCCCGAGGCTGACCGGATACAGGTCCTGGTTCGAGAGCATCACCATCGGCAGGAAGAAGTTGTTCCAGATGGCGGTGAGCTGGAAGAGGAACACGGTGACCAGACCCGGCCCCAGCATCCGCATCGCCACCTTGAAGTAGGTGGCCAGTTCGCCCGCCCCGTCGACCCGGGCGGCCTCCAGCACCTCGTTCGGTACGTACCCCTGGCTGAAGATGCGGCCCAGGTAGACACCGAAGGGGTTGAAGAGCACCGGGATGAAGACGGCCCAGAAGGTGTTCACCAGCCCGGCCTTGGACGCCATCAGATAGAGCGGCAGCGCCAGGACGGTCTGCGGCACCATGACGGCCGCGAGCACCAGACCGAACATCTTCTCCTTGTGCCGGAAACGGTACTTGTCGAAGGCGTAGCCGCAGGCGACGCTGATCAGCGCCCCCAGGGCCGCGCCCAGCACCGCGTACAGCAGGCTGTTGGCGTACCAGCGCCCGTACAGCCCC from the Streptomyces sp. NBC_01335 genome contains:
- a CDS encoding carbohydrate ABC transporter permease — encoded protein: MSAPALPRTARRSASAARRPGLTGRTVVNLVVGVSVLYTLLPVLWLVLASTKDRDALFKSNVLSVKGFSLVQNLKDVFSMDAGLYGRWYANSLLYAVLGAALGALISVACGYAFDKYRFRHKEKMFGLVLAAVMVPQTVLALPLYLMASKAGLVNTFWAVFIPVLFNPFGVYLGRIFSQGYVPNEVLEAARVDGAGELATYFKVAMRMLGPGLVTVFLFQLTAIWNNFFLPMVMLSNQDLYPVSLGLYTWNSSASVSPEYYPVVVMGSLLAIVPLILAFALLQRFWRSGLTAGAVK